The Streptomyces durmitorensis genome contains the following window.
CCCTTCTCCCCACATGATCCTCGTGGCCGCCCTGGAGGTTCCGTGGTACAGGCGTACATCCTGATCCAAACAGAGGTCGGCAAGGCGTCGACCGTCGCCGAGCTGATCGGCAAGATCCCAGGAGTCATCCAGGCCGAGGACGTGACCGGACCCTACGATGTCATCGTGCGCGCCCAGGCGGACACGGTGGACGAACTCGGCCGCATGGTGGTCGCCAAAGTCCAGCAAGTGGACGGCATCACCCGCACCCTGACCTGCCCCGTCGTGCACCTCTAGCCCCCGTCTACCCTTGGCCGGTGAAGATTTCCCGTCGCCGGCGTCGCTGCCTCGTCTCGGCCCCCGCACTCGCACTCCTGATCGCGTCCGCGGGCTGCTCCTCAGCAGACGAAGCAGTGAAGGCTGCGGTTCCCACCCCGGACAGCAAGGTCACCGAACTGTGCCGGAACCTGGACAAGCAGCTGCCGAAGAAGGTGGACGGTCTTGGGCGCGCTGATCCCGAGCCGAAGTCCGAGCTGACCGCCGGGTGGGGAGACCCGGCGATCATACTGCGCTGCGGTGTCGCCAGACCGACGGAGATGAACAACCCCGAGGCGGACGGCGTGACGGCGGACGGCGTCAACTGGCTGATCGAGAAGCAGGACGACGGGTCGTTCCGCTTCACCTCCACGCTGCGCAAGGCGTACGTGGAGGTCACGCTGCCCAAGGAGCGCGCGGGGAGCGGCGTGAGCCCGCTGACGGACTTCGCCGCCCCCGTCAAGAAGTCGATCCCCAAGGGGATCGCGTAGGCGCCGTACGGGGTGCTAGCGCAGCCCTGTGGACCGGTTGAGGGCGGCCTGGACGAGGCGGTCCACCAGCTCCGGGTAGCTGACGCCGCTCGCTTCCCACATCTGCGGGTACATCGAGATGGGCGTGAAGCCCGGCATCGTGTTGATCTCGTTGATGACGAACTGCCCGTCCTCGGTGAGGAAGAAGTCCGCGCGCACCAGGCCCTCGCAGGACGTGGCCTCGAAGGCGTCGACGGCGAGCCGCTGGATCTCGGCGGTCTGCTCGGGCGTCAGCGGGGCGGGCACGATCCCGGGCGTCGAGTCGATGTACTTCGCCTCGAAGTCGTAGTAGTCGTGCGACTGCACCGGAGGGATCTCGGCGGGCACGCTCGCGCGCGGCCCGTCCTCGAACTCCAGGACCCCGCACTCGATCTCGCGGCCGCGCAGCAGCGACTCGACCAGGATCTTGGGGTCGTGGCGGCGGGCCTCCTCGATCGCCTCGTCGAGGCCCTCGAAGGAGTCGACCTTCGTGATGCCCATCGAGGAGCCGCCGCGCGCGGGCTTGATGAACAGCGGCCAGCCGTGGTCTCCGGCGAACTCCGCGATCTTCTTGCGGGCGCCCTCCTGGTCGCGGTCCCACTCGCGCGGGCGGATCACCAGGTACGGGCCGACGGGAAGACCGAAGGAGGTGAACACCCGCTTCATGTACTCCTTGTCCTGGCCGACGGCCGATGCGAGCACTCCGGCGCCCACGTAGGGCACTCCGGAGAGCTCCAGGAGTCCCTGGAGCGTGCCGTCCTCTCCGTAGGGACCGTGCAGCATCGGGAAGACGACGTCGACCTCGCCGAGCGCCTTGGGCACGGAGCCCGGCTCGCTGTAGACGACCTCGCGGTTGTTCGGGTCCAGGGGCATCACGACGCCGCCGTCGGCCGACTCGGCGAGCGCGTCGACGTTGGGCACCTGCCGGTCGGTGATCGCCATGCGGTCGGGATCGTCGGCGGTCAGGGCCCAGCGGCCGTCCGTCGTGATGCCGATGGGCAGGACGTCGTACTTGGTGCGGTCGATGGCACGCAGCACGGCGCCCGCCGTGACGACCGAGATGCCGTGCTCCGAACTGCGGCCGCCGAACACGACGGCCACACGCGGCTTGCGGAGCGGCAGCTCAGAGCTCTGCTCGGTGCTCGTCCTGGGGCTCTGGGGGAGGTTCTCGCTGCTCATATCGGCTTGAGGGTACCCGCTGGCCCCCGGAGAGTCAGCGGCGCTCGGCCTTGGCGCTGCGCGACATCAGCTCCTTGAGGGCGACCACCGGCGGTGTGCCCTCGTGCACGATGCCCACGACCGTCTCGGTGATGGGCATGTCGACGTCGTGCCTGCGGGCCAGATCGAGGACCGACTCACAGGACTTGACGCCCTCGGCGGTCTGCTTGGTGACCGCGATGGTCTCCTCCAGCGTCATGCCCTTGCCGAGGTTCGTGCCGAAGGTGTGGTTGCGCGACAGCGGCGACGAGCAGGTGGCCACCAGGTCGCCCAGGCCCGCGAGTCCGGAGAACGTCAGCGGGTCCGCGCCCATCGCCAGGCCCAGGCGGGTGGTCTCGGCGAGGCCGCGCGTGATGAGCGAGCCCTTGGCGTTGTCGCCCAGGCCCATGCCGTCCGCGATGCCGACGGCGAGACCGATGACGTTCTTGACGGCGCCGCCGAGTTCGCAGCCGACGACGTCCGTGTTCGTGTACGGGCGGAAGTACGGCGTGTGGCAGGCGGTCTGGAGGCGCTGCGCGATCGATTCGTCGCGGCAGGCGACCACGGCGGCGGCGGGCTGCCTGGCGGCGATCTCGCGGGCGAGGTTGGGGCCCGTGACGACGGCGATCCGGTCGGCCGCGACCTTCGTGACGTCCTCGATGACCTCGCTCATCCGCATCGCGGAGCCCAGCTCGACGCCCTTCATGAGGGAGACGAGCACGGTGTCGGGGGCGAGCAGTGGCGCCCACTCGGCGAGGTTGCCGCGCAGCGTCTGCGAGGGCACGGCGAGCACGGTGAAGTCGGCGCCCGCCGCGGCCTCGGCCGGGTCGGTGGTCGCCCTGAGGCTCTGCGGGAGTTCGACACCGGGGAGGTAGTCGGGGTTGCTGTGCGAGGAGTTGACCGCGTCGGCGAGTGCGGCGCGACGGCCCCACAGGGTGACGTCGCACCCCGCGTCGGCGAGCACCATGCCGAAGGCAGTACCCCAAGAGCCCGTTCCGAAGACGGCGGCCTTCACCGGGTTCGTCACTTGCTGTCCTCCGTGGTGTTCTCAGGGGTGTTCCGGGGGACGCCGCGACCGCTGCGGTCCGTCGCCTTGCGCCGTTGTGCGAGCCGCGCCTTGCGCGGGTCGTAAGGGGTCTCGGGGGCCTTCTCCTGCCGGATCTCCTCCAGGAGTTCGGTGACCGCGGCCATGATGGTCTCGGTCACCTCCCGCAGGATCTCGGGGCTGGGTTCCTTGTCGTAGAAGCGCGAGAGGTCGACCGGCTCGCCCGCGAGCACCTGGAGCTTCTTGCGCGGGAAGAGGCTGAGCTTCTTGCTGTACGGGGGGAGCGCGAGGTTGGCACCCCACTGCGCGACGGGAATCACCGGGCACTTGGTGCGCAGGGCGACCCGCGCGGCACCGGACTTGGCAGTCATCGGCCACACCTCGGGGTCCCTGGTGAGGGTGCCTTCGGGGTAGAACGCCACGCACTCACCGCGCTCGATCGCGTCGACCGCGGCACGGAAGGCGTCGAGCGCGTTCGTGGTCTCGCGGTAGACCGGGATCTGGCCCGTGCCCTTCATGACCTTGCCGACGAACCCGTCCTTGAAAAGGCCGTCCTTTGCCAGGAAACGGGGCACTCGTCCGGTGTTGTACTGAAAATGCGCGTACGAGAGCGGGTCGATATACGAGTTGTGATTCACCGCGGTGATGAATCCACCATCGGCCGGAATGTGTTCCATTCCTCGCCAGTCCCGCTTGAAGAAAACCACCAGGGGCGGTTTGGCGATGACCGCCGCCAGGCGGTACCAGAAGCCGATTCTGCGGCGGGACACTCGGACACCTTCCTCCATGAACCTGGTCGGCCGCACAAGTGTCGCCCCAGGCTGCCTGTCTGTCGAGAACACCGTACGCCCACCCGTCTCCCGCCACCGCCCTTGTAAAGAGGCACTACGCGCCACCCCTTCCGATCCCGCAACCCGGCCCCGGCAGCGCCCCGGCCAGCAGGTCACAATGGGCGCGACGCGAAGGACGGAGCCGCCCCCCGTGCAGTGGACCCTGGTCATACCCCTGAAACCGCTGGAGCGCGCCAAGAGCAGGCTCACCGCCACCACCGGCGACACCCTGCGTCCGGGCCTCGCACTCGCCTTCGCGCAGGACACCGTGGCCGCCGCGCTGGCCTGTCCCGCGGTACGCGATGTGGTGGTCGTCACGGACGACGGCCTCGCCGGGCGCGAGCTGGCGGCGCTGGGGGCCCGGATCGTGCGGGACGAGCCCGCGGGCGGCCTCAACGCCGCCCTGGCGCACGGAACGGCGGCGGTGCGCACCGGGCGGCCGCAATCGGCTGTCGCGGCGCTGAATGCCGATCTCCCGGCATTGCGCCCCATGGAATTGGCCCGGGTACTCGACAGGGCGGCTCCATTTCCCCGTTCTTTCCTCGCGGATGCCGCGGGAATCGGTACGACACTGCTGTCCGCGGCCCCCGGCTCGGAATTGCGCCCCGCATTCGGCACGGCGTCCCGATCCCGGCACGCGGCTTCGGGTGCGGTGGAACTTCCCCTCGAAGGCGTCGACTCCGTACGCCAGGACGTGGACACCGGCGACGATCTGCGGGCGGCCCTCGCGCTGGGCGTCGGGCCGCGCACGGCGACGGCTGCCGCGAGGCTCCTGATCGCCGACTGAGTACGCTTCCCCCATGCAGGCGACCGCGTACACGTACGACTCCGAGACCCGCAGCGGCAGCGTGCTGCTCGACGACGGCACCCCGGTGCCCTTCGCCCCCCCTGCGTTCGACGCCGGTGGCCTGCGGCTCCTGAGGCCCGGCCAGCGGGTGCGGATCGAGGTCGAGGGAGAGGGCGAGCAGCGCCGCATCACGCTGGTGACGCTGCAGACGTTCTGAGGGCCGTCCGAGGACGTCCCGGCAGGCGCCACCGCACACGCCGCGGGCCGGGCTCCCAGTGGGGAGCCCGGCCCGGCGCGTGAGTGCCCTCGTGCCCCTACTTCTTGCGGGCGGTCGCCTTCTTGGCGGTGGTCTTGCGCGCCGTCGACTTCTTGGCGGGCGCCTTCTTGGCGGTGGCCTTCTTGGCCGGCGCGGTCTTCTTGGCGGTGGCCTTCTTGGCGGGAGCGGCCTTCTTGGCCGTCGCCTTCTTGGCCGTGGCCGCCTTCTTCGCCGTCGCCGTCGCCTTCTTGGCGGTGGTCTTCTTGGCGGTCGCCTTCTTCGCCGTCGCCGTCGTCTTCTTGGCGGTGGTCTTCTTGGCGGTGGCGGCCTTCTTCGCGGTCGCCTTCTTGGCGGTGGCCTTCTTGGCCGCTGCCTTCTTCACGGTCGCCGAAGCGCTGCCGCCCGAAAGGCTGCCCTTGGGCGCCTTCTTGACCGCGACGTCGTTCTTCGGGAGCTTCTTCGAGCCGCTCACCAGGTCCTTGAAGCCCTGTCCTGCGCGGAAACGCGGAACCGAGGTCTTCTTGACCCGAACGCGCTCCCCGGTCTGCGGGTTGCGGGCGTAACGGGCCGGACGGTCAACCTTCTCGAACGAGCCGAAACCGGTGACCGAAACACGGTCTCCGCTGACGACGGCACGGACGACTGCGTCCAGAACCGCGTCCACGGCGTCGGCGGCCTGCTGACGGCCACCCACCTTGTCGGCAATCGCTTCTACGAGCTGCGCCTTGTTCACGTCTTCCCCTTCGGAGACCTCGCCCGAGCGTATTCGCCAGGCTTTTTCGCACGTTAGGCAGATATATACCGCAAATCAAACACGAAACGGGCTAATCACCCTTGTGCCGCAACGAACTCGACTGTCCATGAGTTCCTCGAGGGCTCCTCGAAGGGCCGTTTGAGCCTTGTGGCTCAGGCATCTTCGGGGAATCGGCCCTCGTCGGCCTCGTCGATGGACTCCATCAATCGCTCCAGACGCCTTGCCGCATCGGCGAGATCGTGTTTGGCCGCGGCCGTAATGACCAGCAGCTTCCGGGTCAGCGCCATCCGTACGCCCTCCGGGACTTGCAGTGCACGCACCCTTGAGTGCGCTTCCTTCAGTTGGTCCGCAACAAGCCCGTAGAGCTCGAGTTGGCTGTCACGTTCCATGCACCGATTGTGCCATCTGGGGCGAGTTGTCGCCTCCGCAGGGGGTAACTACCCACATCCGGCGCCCTCCTGAGGGTACCCGGTCGATGCGAGTACAAGGGGATTTCAAGCCTCTTCTGCCGTCCGAATCAAGGGAGTTGACACCACCCGTTCAGGTCATGGCCCACCGCGAAGGGGGCAGACACAGATGTACCCCCAACCGTCCACGATTGGGGGTACACCAGGGTGTTGCGGGGGTGTCAGACCTGCACCGTCCGCGGCTTGTACGAGGGGCGCTTCGACTCGTACGCGGCGATGTCCGGCTCGTTCTGGAGCGTGATGCTGATGTCGTCCAGACCGTTCAGGAGACGCCAGCGGGCGTT
Protein-coding sequences here:
- a CDS encoding Lrp/AsnC family transcriptional regulator; protein product: MVQAYILIQTEVGKASTVAELIGKIPGVIQAEDVTGPYDVIVRAQADTVDELGRMVVAKVQQVDGITRTLTCPVVHL
- a CDS encoding DUF3515 domain-containing protein; the encoded protein is MSRRRRRCLVSAPALALLIASAGCSSADEAVKAAVPTPDSKVTELCRNLDKQLPKKVDGLGRADPEPKSELTAGWGDPAIILRCGVARPTEMNNPEADGVTADGVNWLIEKQDDGSFRFTSTLRKAYVEVTLPKERAGSGVSPLTDFAAPVKKSIPKGIA
- a CDS encoding D-alanine--D-alanine ligase family protein — its product is MSSENLPQSPRTSTEQSSELPLRKPRVAVVFGGRSSEHGISVVTAGAVLRAIDRTKYDVLPIGITTDGRWALTADDPDRMAITDRQVPNVDALAESADGGVVMPLDPNNREVVYSEPGSVPKALGEVDVVFPMLHGPYGEDGTLQGLLELSGVPYVGAGVLASAVGQDKEYMKRVFTSFGLPVGPYLVIRPREWDRDQEGARKKIAEFAGDHGWPLFIKPARGGSSMGITKVDSFEGLDEAIEEARRHDPKILVESLLRGREIECGVLEFEDGPRASVPAEIPPVQSHDYYDFEAKYIDSTPGIVPAPLTPEQTAEIQRLAVDAFEATSCEGLVRADFFLTEDGQFVINEINTMPGFTPISMYPQMWEASGVSYPELVDRLVQAALNRSTGLR
- a CDS encoding NAD(P)H-dependent glycerol-3-phosphate dehydrogenase; amino-acid sequence: MTNPVKAAVFGTGSWGTAFGMVLADAGCDVTLWGRRAALADAVNSSHSNPDYLPGVELPQSLRATTDPAEAAAGADFTVLAVPSQTLRGNLAEWAPLLAPDTVLVSLMKGVELGSAMRMSEVIEDVTKVAADRIAVVTGPNLAREIAARQPAAAVVACRDESIAQRLQTACHTPYFRPYTNTDVVGCELGGAVKNVIGLAVGIADGMGLGDNAKGSLITRGLAETTRLGLAMGADPLTFSGLAGLGDLVATCSSPLSRNHTFGTNLGKGMTLEETIAVTKQTAEGVKSCESVLDLARRHDVDMPITETVVGIVHEGTPPVVALKELMSRSAKAERR
- a CDS encoding lysophospholipid acyltransferase family protein — protein: MSRRRIGFWYRLAAVIAKPPLVVFFKRDWRGMEHIPADGGFITAVNHNSYIDPLSYAHFQYNTGRVPRFLAKDGLFKDGFVGKVMKGTGQIPVYRETTNALDAFRAAVDAIERGECVAFYPEGTLTRDPEVWPMTAKSGAARVALRTKCPVIPVAQWGANLALPPYSKKLSLFPRKKLQVLAGEPVDLSRFYDKEPSPEILREVTETIMAAVTELLEEIRQEKAPETPYDPRKARLAQRRKATDRSGRGVPRNTPENTTEDSK
- the cofC gene encoding 2-phospho-L-lactate guanylyltransferase, which encodes MQWTLVIPLKPLERAKSRLTATTGDTLRPGLALAFAQDTVAAALACPAVRDVVVVTDDGLAGRELAALGARIVRDEPAGGLNAALAHGTAAVRTGRPQSAVAALNADLPALRPMELARVLDRAAPFPRSFLADAAGIGTTLLSAAPGSELRPAFGTASRSRHAASGAVELPLEGVDSVRQDVDTGDDLRAALALGVGPRTATAAARLLIAD
- a CDS encoding HU family DNA-binding protein — encoded protein: MNKAQLVEAIADKVGGRQQAADAVDAVLDAVVRAVVSGDRVSVTGFGSFEKVDRPARYARNPQTGERVRVKKTSVPRFRAGQGFKDLVSGSKKLPKNDVAVKKAPKGSLSGGSASATVKKAAAKKATAKKATAKKAATAKKTTAKKTTATAKKATAKKTTAKKATATAKKAATAKKATAKKAAPAKKATAKKTAPAKKATAKKAPAKKSTARKTTAKKATARKK